A single Primulina eburnea isolate SZY01 chromosome 11, ASM2296580v1, whole genome shotgun sequence DNA region contains:
- the LOC140806058 gene encoding T-complex protein 1 subunit zeta 1-like produces MSIRVLNPNAEVLNKSHALHMNINAAKGLQDVLRTNLGPKGTIKMLVGGAGDIKLTKDGNTLLKEMQIQNPTAIMIARTAVAQDDMSGDGTTSTVIFIGELMKQSERYIDEGTHPRVLVDGFEIAKRATLQFLENFKTPVVMGDVPDTEILKMVARTALRTKLYEALADQLTDIVVNSVLCIRNAEEPIDLFMVEIMHMRHKFDVDTRLIEGLVLDHGSRHPDMKRRAENCHILTCNVSLEYEKSEVNAGFFYSNAEQREAMVAAERRSVDQRVQKIIDLKNKVCADNDNSFVVINQKGIDPPSLDLLAREGIVALRRAKRRNMERLVLACGGEAVNSVDDLSPDCLGWAGLVYEHVLGEEKYTFVENVKNPHSCTILIKGPNDHTIAQIKDAVRDGLRAVKNTIEDEAVVLGAGAFEVAARQHLVNEVKRTVQGRAQLGVEAFAEALLVIPKTLADNSGLDTQDVIIDLTGEHDKGNVVGLNQHTGEPIDPHMEGIFDNYSVKRQIINSAPVIASQLLLVDEVIRAGRNMRKPS; encoded by the exons ATGTCGATCAGGGTGTTGAATCCGAACGCGGAGGTGCTCAACAAATCACATGCGCTTCACATGAACATCAATGCCGCAAAGGGACTCCAAGATGTTCTTAGAACCAATCTTGGCCCTAAAGGCACTATCAAGAT GCTTGTGGGTGGAGCTGGTGATATTAAACTAACCAAGGACGGTAACACTCTTTTGAAAGAGATG CAAATTCAAAACCCTACCGCCATAATGATTGCAAGGACTGCTGTTGCTCAAGACGATATGAGTGGAGATGGTACAACTTCTACTGTTATCTTTATTGGCGAGCTTATGAAGCAATCAGAACGGTACATAGATGAAG GAACGCATCCACGAGTTTTAGTTGATGGATTTGAAATTGCCAAAAGAGCAACTCTccaatttcttgaaaatttcaagACTCCAGTGGTGATGGGTGACGTACCTGATACAGAGATACTGAAGATGGTGGCAAGAACGGCATTAAGGACAAAG CTATATGAGGCCTTGGCTGATCAATTGACTGATATAGTTGTAAATTCT GTTCTCTGCATCCGTAATGCTGAAGAGCCTATTGATCTTTTTATGGTTGAGATAATGCACATGCGTCACAAGTTTGATGTAGACACTCGTCTG ATTGAGGGTCTTGTTCTTGACCATGGATCTAGACATCCAGATATGAAACGCCGAGCAGAAAATTGTCATATTTTAACCTGTAATGTTTCACTGGAGTATGAGAAGAG TGAAGTAAATGCAGGATTTTTCTACTCAAATGCAGAACAGAGAGAAGCAATGGTTGCAGCTGAGAGACGATCTGTTGATCAAAGAGTACAGAAAATTATTGATTTGAAGAACAAG GTGTGTGCTGATAATGATAACAGTTTTGTTGTCATCAATCAAAAAGGAATCGATCCTCCATCATTGGATCTTCTTGCTCGAGAAGGA ATAGTTGCCCTGCGAAGAGCCAAAAGGAGAAACATGGAGAGATTAGTTTTAGCTTGTGGTGGAGAGGCTGTCAATTCAGTTGATGACCTATCACCTGACTGTCTTGGTTGGGCTGGATTGGTCTATGAGCATGTACTTGGAGAAGAGAAGTACACATTTGTAGAAAACGTGAAAAATCCACACTCCTGTACAATCCTCATAAAAG GACCAAATGATCACACAATTGCTCAGATTAAGGATGCTGTTCGTGATGGGCTGAGGGCAGTGAAAAATACTATTGAAGATGAAGCTGTTGTACTA GGTGCAGGGGCTTTTGAGGTGGCTGCCAGACAACACCTTGTTAATGAAGTGAAGAGGACTGTTCAAGGG CGCGCTCAACTTGGCGTGGAAGCATTTGCCGAAGCGCTTCTTGTGATTCCAAAGACGCTAGCCGATAACTCTGGACTTGATACTCAAGATGTGATCATTGATCTCACg GGAGAACATGACAAGGGAAATGTAGTTGGCCTTAATCAACACACTGGAGAACCAATTGACCCGCATATGGAGGGCATCTTTGACAATTACTCTGTCAAACGTCAGATCATAAACTCTGC
- the LOC140806059 gene encoding ubiquitin receptor RAD23d-like, which translates to MKIYVKTLKGTHFEIEVKPDDTVADVKKIIEMVQGSDVYPAAQQMLIHQGKVLKDNTTLEENKVAEKSFVVIMLSKNKGSSSGAATGSATPASTTQPASNTPPPTQPVTAGPAPVSTNAPPQSGPESVPAPAPAPSVTDVYGQAASNLVAGNNLEGAVQQILDMGGGCWDRDTVIRALRAAYNNPERAVEYLYSGIPEQAEVASAAQTPAGGQPVNPPIQSTQPAVPSTGPNANPLDLFPQGIPNVGSNAGAGALDFLRNSPQFQSLRALVQANPQILQPMLQELGKQNPQLVRMIQEHQADFLRLINEPVEGEGNILEQMAEAMPQAITVTPEEREAIERLEAMGFDRALVLEVYFACNKNEELAANYLLDHMHEFDE; encoded by the exons ATGAAGATTTACGTTAAGACTCTGAAGGGTACACACTTCGAGATCGAAGTGAAACCCGATGACACA GTGGCCGATGTGAAGAAAATTATTGAAATGGTTCAGGGTTCTGATGTATACCCAGCTGCTCAACAGATGCTGATTCATCAAGGGAAGGTTCTTAAAGATAATACAACACTGGAGGAGAACAAAGTTGCAGAAAAAAGTTTTGTGGTGATTATGTTGAGCAAG AACAAGGGATCATCAAGTGGAGCTGCAACTGGATCTGCTACTCCAGCGAGTACA ACCCAACCTGCAAGTAATACCCCTCCTCCAACACAGCCTGTAACTGCAGGTCCGGCACCTGTATCAACTAATGCACC TCCACAGTCAGGTCCTGAATCTGTTCCCGCTCCCGCTCCCGCTCC CTCAGTGACAGATGTGTATGGTCAAGCGGCTTCGAATCTTGTCGCTGGAAATAACTTGGAGGGTGCTGTTCAACAGATCCTTGATATGGGTGGTGGATGTTGGGATCGAGATACAGTTATTCGTGCACTGCGTGCTGCTTATAATAATCCGGAGAGAGCAGTTGAATACCTTTATTCT GGAATTCCAGAGCAAGCAGAAGTTGCTTCTGCGGCGCAAACACCTGCTGGTGGGCAGCCGGTGAATCCTCCAATCCAGTCTACACAGCCAGCAGTACCTTCGACTGGACCCAATGCTAATCCATTGGACCTTTTTCCACAG GGTATTCCTAACGTCGGCTCAAATGCTGGTGCCGGTGCCCTAGATTTCCTTCGGAACAGTCCACAG TTTCAATCACTGCGAGCCCTGGTGCAAGCCAATCCTCAAATCTTGCAG CCCATGCTTCAAGAACTAGGGAAACAAAATCCACAATTAGTTCGAATGATCCAAGAGCATCAGGCTGATTTTCTACGCTTAATAAATGAACCTGTTGAGGGCGAGGG GAACATTTTAGAACAAATGGCTGAAGCGATGCCGCAGGCCATCACTGTCACGCCAGAAGAGCGTGAAGCAATTGAACGT CTTGAAGCGATGGGGTTCGACCGAGCTTTGGTATTGGAAGTATATTTTGCGTGCAACAAGAACGAGGAGTTGGCTGCAAACTACCTCTTAGATCATATGCATGAGTTCGATGAGTGA
- the LOC140806060 gene encoding small ribosomal subunit protein eS7-like gives MFTAAQKIHKDKNAEPTEFEENVAQALFDLENTNQEIKSDLKDLYINSALQIDVSGGKKAVVIHVPFRLRKAFRKIQPRLVRELEKKFSGKEVVLIATRRISRPPKKGSAVQRPRTRTLTSVHEAILEDIVYPSEIVGKRTRYRLDGSKIMKVFLDPKAKNDTENKLETFAGVYRKLSGKDVVFEFPITEA, from the exons ATGTTCACCGCCGCGCAAAAGATTCACAAGGACAAAAATGCTGAGCCCACTGAATTTGAGGAGAATGTTGCCCAG GCTCTTTTTGATTTGGAAAACACAAACCAAGAGATTAAAAGTGACTTGAAAGATCTTTACATCAACTCCGCATT GCAAATTGATGTTTCTGGAGGCAAGAAGGCGGTGGTTATTCATGTTCCTTTCAGATTGAGGAAAGCTTTCCGCAAGATTCAACCCAGATTAGTGAGAGAACTTGAGAAGAAATTTAGCGGAAAG GAAGTTGTCCTTATTGCTACGAGAAGGATTTCACGCCCACCTAAGAAGGGTTCTGCCGTTCAAAGGCCTCGTACCCGCACTCTTACTAGTGTGCATGAAGCCATTCTCGAGGATATAGTTTATCCCTCTGAGATTGTTGGTAAGCGCACAAGATACAGGCTTGATGGTTCTAAGATAATGAAG GTCTTCTTGGATCCTAAAGCCAAGAATGATACCGAGAATAAGCTAGAGACTTTTGCTGGAGTCTACAGGAAGCTCTCAGGGAAAGATGTCGTCTTTgagtttccaataacagaggcTTGA
- the LOC140806061 gene encoding mannose-6-phosphate isomerase 2-like: MGTENQGIVRLKCCVKNYDWGRVGKESSVAWLHAKNGGEVVRDDDPYAEFWMGSHDSGPSYVVVPVANGGSGDLVSLKEWIERNPAVLGDEVLRKWGPDLPFLFKVLSVAKALSIQAHPDKDLAAILHKQQPGVYKDDNHKPEMALAVTHFEALCGFVGIEELKRVLHDVPEIVEVVGSPCAEVLHMSKQDGEKKWKGILQTLFTELMSVNEAVISDVISKLISRLTRKREVTELTDKEQLVLKLENQYPGDIGVLAAFLLNYVKLNPGEALYLGANEPHAYISGECVECMATSDNVVRAGLTPKHRDVQTLCSMLTYKQGFPEILYGVVSNPFTRKYIPPFDEFEVDQCILPQETSTVFPAVPGPSIFVVMAGAGTLCTASSEECITEGDVLFIPANIEITAASTSGMNLYRAGVNSQFFEPSDFAAPN; encoded by the exons ATGGGTACTGAGAATCAAGGGATCGTTAGGCTCAAGTGCTGTGTGAAGAACTACGATTGGGGAAGAGTTGGGAAAGAATCCAGCGTAGCGTGGTTGCACGCGAAGAATGGTGGGGAAGTGGTCCGGGATGATGATCCCTATGCCGAGTTCTGGATGGGGAGCCACGACTCCGGCCCTTCTTACGTCGTCGTGCCGGTGGCTAACGGTGGTTCCGGGGACTTGGTGAGTTTGAAGGAGTGGATTGAGCGGAACCCGGCTGTGCTTGGAGACGAAGTGTTGAGAAAATGGGGTCCCGATCTCCCTTTTCTCTTCAAG GTACTTTCTGTAGCAAAAGCACTGTCAATACAGGCTCATCCAGACAAGGATTTGGCTGCAATCCTGCATAAGCAACAGCCAGGAGTGTACAAAGATGATAATCACAAACCTGAGATGGCTTTGGCTGTTACTCACTTCGAGGCTTTGTGTGGGTTTGTTGGGATTGAG GAACTTAAGCGTGTCCTTCACGATGTCCCTGAGATTGTTGAGGTAGTTGGCAGTCCATGTGCAGAAGTGTTACATATGAGTAAACAAGATGGTGAGAAGAAATGGAAAGGGATCTTGCAAACCTTATTTACCGAGCTCATGTCGGTTAACGAGGCAGTGATATCTGATGTTATCTCCAAGTTGATAAGTCGACTTACCAGAAAGCGTGAG GTGACAGAGCTGACCGATAAGGAGCAATTGGTTTTAAAGCTTGAGAATCAATATCCAGGAGATATTGGCGTCTTAGCAGCCTTCTTGTTAAATTATGTGAAACTTAATCCAGGTGAAGCCCTATACCTGGGAGCAAATGAGCCTCATGCCTATATATCTGGTGAATGTGTCGAGTGCATGGCAACGTCTGACAACGTCGTGCGTGCTGGTCTTACACCAAAGCACCGGGATGTCCAAACTCTCTGTTCTATGCTCACATACAAACAG GGTTTTCCAGAAATCCTATATGGGGTTGTTTCAAATCCTTTTACGAGGAAATACATTCCTCCATTTGATGAATTCGAGGTGGATCAGTGCATTCTTCCACAAGAAACATCAACAGTTTTCCCTGCTGTTCCTGGCCCTTCCATTTTTGTGGTGATGGCTGGTGCCGGAACATTGTGTACAGCGTCATCTGAAGAGTGTATTACCGAAGGCGATGTGTTGTTTATACCCGCAAACATAGAGATCACTGCTGCCTCTACTTCAGGTATGAATCTGTATCGTGCAGGAGTAAACAGCCAGTTTTTCGAGCCATCAGATTTTGCTGCTCCAAATTAG